A genomic window from Pyxidicoccus trucidator includes:
- a CDS encoding AAA family ATPase, with the protein MATRKSEDQERLIDRDLTALGREGKLPAAHGVDAAVTEVLGLLTRGGKHPLLAGEPGVGKSALVQEVARRIAEGRVDAELSQGRLVEVSVANILARSTQRQAAESFEELLAHLGRHSCPIIYIRDLPAALGGPLAPVAVRALRTGGLRFIFETEPKRVQELLRSDEALAERLHLLPLHEPPLEKARWVLGRVAEELEKELRLPIDPAACDLALRLSAKFLLAQRMPRKAIELLKETAAEAAGAAKDHVGPEDVLARFCAATRLPRFVVDDTMPLDLDETERFFGERLLGQTDAVGAVLRSVALLKAGLNDPRRPLGVFLFAGPTGVGKTQLAKLLAEYLFGSADRLVRLNMADYPNDGDESVPFGASWAPALETRRGELSALLDGKVFTVLLLDEFEKAARSVHDRFLQLFDEGTFVNGAGETVSCNNTLIVATSNVGAEVYRESGMGFVGHKRSEEMVTEVDRRIGEAFRPEFLNRFDAICHFRPLSKVDIRKIAQREVGRVLEREGIRARALDVEVTPQVVDLLVERGYSPQFGARYLQREIEKTLTAALAVEIARKPLPPGTPVRVETRPGSRVVAVAEPPAAPPSPTAQLLLPSARAAPVKRRLDRKSLLFEMDRLVGKTRALAVSSGRPELEQRRAALLAETQAPNLWDDPTRAAEVIRAFRSVEANLNELERLEAACLFARRLVREAKNEVQLASAAKQVEDVAREVQMAEALHASGSTPQDNEALVDICASDAAEAQDAWVQELATMYLGWAQRRGYEAVAVAEAEEPARVVVRIAGPGAYGFLAGEAGMHRRLEDEKRQRAYVRVHRGGALSEDELELLDVQGRPVKSHEGSYLQRVRTEVTVKDESTGRVLTLTGAGELDELKDIASRVVFGQGGSTDEARRYYVGRGARVEDPRTGAGSPRVKDVMRGELDVFIAAWISRPPAEPPVTGS; encoded by the coding sequence ATGGCGACGAGAAAGAGCGAGGACCAGGAGCGGCTCATCGACCGCGACCTCACCGCGCTGGGCCGCGAGGGCAAGCTGCCGGCGGCGCACGGGGTGGACGCCGCCGTGACGGAGGTGCTCGGCCTGCTCACGCGGGGCGGAAAGCACCCCCTGCTGGCGGGCGAGCCCGGTGTGGGCAAGAGCGCGCTCGTGCAGGAGGTGGCGCGCCGCATCGCCGAGGGGCGCGTGGACGCCGAGCTGTCCCAGGGACGGCTGGTGGAGGTGTCCGTCGCCAACATCCTCGCGCGCAGCACCCAGCGCCAGGCCGCCGAGAGCTTCGAGGAGCTGCTCGCGCACCTGGGCCGACACTCCTGCCCCATCATCTATATCCGGGACTTGCCGGCGGCCCTGGGAGGCCCCCTGGCCCCGGTGGCCGTGCGCGCGCTGCGCACCGGCGGCCTGCGCTTCATCTTCGAGACGGAGCCCAAGCGCGTGCAGGAATTGCTGCGCTCGGACGAGGCGCTGGCCGAGCGGCTCCACCTGCTGCCCCTGCATGAGCCGCCGCTGGAGAAGGCGCGCTGGGTGCTGGGCCGCGTGGCGGAGGAGCTCGAGAAGGAGCTGCGGCTGCCCATCGACCCGGCCGCGTGTGATTTGGCCCTGCGCCTGTCGGCCAAGTTCCTGCTGGCGCAGCGGATGCCGCGCAAGGCGATTGAGCTGCTGAAGGAGACGGCGGCGGAGGCCGCGGGCGCGGCCAAGGACCACGTCGGCCCCGAGGACGTGCTCGCCCGCTTCTGCGCCGCCACCCGCCTGCCCCGCTTCGTGGTGGACGACACGATGCCGCTGGATTTGGACGAGACGGAGCGCTTCTTCGGGGAGCGGCTGCTCGGCCAGACGGACGCGGTGGGCGCGGTGCTGCGCTCGGTGGCGCTCTTGAAGGCGGGCCTCAATGACCCGCGCCGGCCGCTGGGCGTGTTCCTCTTCGCGGGCCCCACGGGCGTGGGCAAGACGCAGTTGGCGAAGCTGCTGGCGGAGTACCTCTTCGGCTCGGCGGACAGGCTGGTGCGCCTGAACATGGCGGACTACCCCAACGACGGCGACGAGAGCGTCCCCTTCGGCGCGTCGTGGGCCCCGGCCCTGGAGACGCGGCGCGGCGAGCTGAGCGCGCTGCTGGACGGCAAGGTGTTCACCGTGCTGCTGCTCGACGAGTTCGAGAAGGCGGCGCGCAGCGTGCACGACCGCTTCCTCCAGCTCTTCGACGAGGGCACCTTCGTCAACGGGGCCGGCGAGACGGTGTCGTGCAACAACACGCTCATCGTCGCCACGTCCAACGTGGGCGCGGAGGTGTACCGCGAGTCCGGCATGGGCTTCGTGGGCCACAAGCGCTCGGAGGAGATGGTGACGGAGGTGGACCGCCGCATCGGCGAGGCCTTCCGCCCGGAGTTCCTCAACCGCTTCGACGCCATCTGCCACTTCCGGCCGCTGTCCAAGGTGGACATCCGCAAGATTGCCCAGCGCGAGGTGGGCCGCGTGCTGGAGCGCGAGGGCATCCGCGCCCGCGCGCTGGACGTGGAGGTGACGCCGCAGGTGGTGGACCTCCTCGTGGAGCGCGGCTACTCGCCGCAGTTCGGCGCGCGCTACCTGCAGCGGGAAATCGAGAAGACGCTCACCGCGGCGCTGGCGGTGGAGATTGCGCGCAAGCCGCTGCCTCCGGGCACGCCGGTGCGGGTGGAGACGCGGCCGGGGAGCCGGGTGGTGGCCGTGGCGGAGCCGCCCGCGGCACCGCCCTCGCCCACCGCGCAGCTCCTGCTGCCTTCGGCCCGCGCGGCCCCGGTGAAGCGGCGGCTGGACCGCAAGTCGCTCCTGTTCGAGATGGACCGGCTGGTGGGCAAGACGCGCGCGCTGGCCGTGTCCTCGGGCCGGCCGGAGCTGGAGCAGCGGCGCGCGGCGCTGCTGGCGGAGACTCAGGCGCCCAACCTGTGGGACGACCCCACGCGCGCGGCGGAGGTCATCCGGGCCTTCCGCTCGGTGGAGGCGAACCTCAACGAGCTGGAGCGGCTGGAGGCCGCGTGCCTCTTCGCGCGGCGGCTGGTGCGCGAGGCGAAGAACGAGGTGCAGCTCGCCTCCGCGGCGAAGCAGGTGGAGGACGTCGCACGCGAGGTGCAGATGGCGGAGGCGCTCCACGCGTCCGGCTCCACCCCGCAGGACAACGAGGCGCTGGTGGACATCTGCGCCAGCGACGCGGCGGAGGCGCAGGACGCGTGGGTGCAGGAGCTGGCCACCATGTACCTGGGCTGGGCGCAGCGGCGCGGCTACGAGGCCGTGGCGGTGGCCGAGGCGGAGGAGCCCGCGCGCGTGGTGGTGCGCATCGCCGGCCCTGGCGCCTACGGCTTCCTCGCGGGCGAGGCGGGCATGCACCGCCGCCTGGAGGACGAGAAGCGCCAGCGCGCGTACGTGCGCGTGCATCGGGGCGGCGCGCTGTCGGAAGACGAGCTGGAGCTGCTGGACGTGCAGGGCCGTCCGGTGAAGAGCCACGAGGGCTCCTACCTGCAGCGCGTGCGCACGGAGGTGACGGTGAAGGACGAGTCCACCGGGCGCGTGCTCACGCTCACCGGCGCGGGCGAACTGGACGAACTGAAGGACATTGCCTCGCGCGTGGTGTTCGGGCAGGGCGGCTCCACGGACGAGGCCCGGCGCTACTACGTGGGCCGGGGCGCCCGGGTGGAGGACCCGCGCACCGGCGCCGGCAGCCCGCGCGTGAAGGACGTGATGCGGGGCGAGCTGGACGTGTTCATCGCCGCGTGGATTTCCCGCCCGCCCGCGGAGCCACCCGTCACGGGGAGCTGA
- a CDS encoding MaoC family dehydratase, with protein sequence MSATSRVLELTSPPPLARELLRAAVARRPSRPAEVPRLEVRLRHFAPDPVQLARYREVCGFPSDGYLPLPFPQVLAAPLHIALLNHPEFPYRLLGMIHVRNRIQQHRRLEEGTPLSVHTWVEGQREVRLGRELDLHTHVEVDGTLVWSAFTTMLRRLPGADARPREPKPASASTATEEDARFASSRPANWSVPEDTGRRYARASGDYNPIHLYALTARLFGFPRAIVHGMWTVGRCVAEMGEAAEAPALTLTSDFRRPLLLPSRVVFQTAAQPGGGVAWRVRAEDGQPHVHGLLTPGA encoded by the coding sequence GTGTCCGCTACCTCGCGTGTCCTCGAGCTCACCTCGCCCCCACCGCTCGCCAGGGAGCTGCTGCGTGCCGCCGTGGCCCGCCGTCCCTCGCGCCCCGCCGAGGTGCCCCGACTGGAAGTGCGGCTGCGCCACTTCGCTCCGGACCCGGTGCAGCTCGCCCGCTACCGGGAGGTCTGCGGCTTCCCCTCCGACGGGTACCTGCCGCTGCCCTTCCCACAGGTGCTCGCCGCGCCGCTGCACATCGCGCTGCTCAACCACCCCGAGTTCCCCTACCGGCTGCTCGGCATGATTCACGTGCGCAACCGCATCCAGCAGCACCGCCGGCTGGAGGAGGGGACGCCGCTCTCGGTGCACACCTGGGTGGAGGGACAGCGCGAGGTGCGGCTGGGACGCGAGCTGGACCTGCACACCCACGTGGAGGTGGACGGCACGCTCGTGTGGAGCGCCTTCACCACCATGCTCCGCCGCCTTCCTGGTGCCGACGCGCGCCCTCGCGAGCCGAAGCCCGCGAGCGCTTCCACTGCTACCGAAGAGGACGCCCGCTTCGCCAGCAGCCGCCCCGCGAACTGGTCGGTGCCCGAGGACACCGGCCGGCGGTACGCGCGCGCCTCCGGCGACTACAATCCCATCCACCTGTACGCCCTCACCGCGCGCCTCTTCGGCTTCCCACGCGCCATCGTCCACGGCATGTGGACCGTGGGTCGCTGCGTGGCGGAGATGGGCGAGGCCGCGGAAGCACCCGCCCTCACGCTCACCTCGGACTTCCGCCGCCCGCTGCTGCTGCCCTCGCGCGTGGTGTTCCAGACGGCGGCGCAGCCCGGGGGAGGCGTCGCCTGGCGTGTGAGGGCCGAGGATGGACAGCCCCACGTCCACGGCCTGCTGACGCCCGGCGCCTGA
- a CDS encoding cytochrome C yields the protein MKDFRMGLAAAGLGLLTVTGGLALGCGSDGSTPEPSRDQHSQVPVGAEDRERIEMGLTLTPVPVNLNGLDRDLVGLGSYIVNAQSACNDCHTNTPYAVGGNPFLGEPEQVNAEHFLAGGMSFGPGVVSPNLTPNAQGLPAGLTYEAFLALMRTGREPSGAILQVMPWPIYGKMRDADLRAIYEYLRAIPPAQPGTAPAPAP from the coding sequence ATGAAGGACTTTCGGATGGGGCTGGCGGCGGCGGGACTGGGCTTGCTCACCGTCACGGGTGGCCTCGCGCTGGGATGCGGGTCGGATGGCTCCACGCCGGAGCCCTCGCGGGACCAGCACAGCCAGGTCCCCGTGGGGGCCGAGGACCGCGAGCGCATCGAAATGGGGCTGACGCTCACCCCCGTGCCCGTGAACCTGAATGGGCTGGACCGGGACCTGGTGGGACTGGGCAGCTACATCGTCAACGCCCAGAGCGCCTGCAACGACTGCCATACCAACACGCCCTACGCCGTCGGCGGCAACCCCTTCCTGGGGGAGCCCGAGCAGGTCAATGCCGAGCACTTCCTGGCAGGTGGGATGAGCTTCGGTCCAGGGGTGGTGTCCCCGAACCTCACTCCGAACGCGCAGGGCCTGCCTGCCGGCCTCACCTACGAGGCGTTCCTGGCGCTGATGCGCACCGGCCGAGAGCCGAGTGGGGCCATCCTCCAGGTCATGCCCTGGCCCATCTACGGGAAGATGCGGGACGCGGACCTGCGGGCCATCTACGAGTATCTACGGGCCATTCCCCCGGCCCAGCCAGGGACAGCGCCCGCCCCGGCGCCCTGA
- a CDS encoding DUF3592 domain-containing protein → MRLKSGSPLFFVLLWSVVALGADAFVLLSIARGLRTATWPEAPGTILDSSVKAHRGSKGTTYRLSVRYSYSVDGQSYEGTRHRHAIWSTTNSKVIGAQLQRYPAGAQVTVSHSPDATDSVLEPGASGVDIFLLLILFPFNVVLLATTRAALRSTRPEEVAVAAVQRSGRLHVVLNDTPPKLAGAYGAGGAAIAAVFGVGIPVGFDPRLSVALFSWAAVAAAGMAAAGWMRARVDSGHYDLVLSPRARRLSLPASSGRKERLDVQWDEVQAITVVPHEETTSRGVRTTYRPTLVLTGEVQPRQVVVFDEPDEGRAEALAAWLRAQLKLDTAAGPAWLSA, encoded by the coding sequence ATGCGCCTCAAGTCGGGCTCGCCTCTCTTCTTCGTGCTGCTGTGGTCCGTCGTCGCCCTGGGGGCCGATGCGTTCGTCCTCCTGAGCATCGCCCGCGGCCTCCGCACGGCGACCTGGCCCGAGGCGCCGGGCACCATCCTGGACAGCTCGGTGAAGGCGCACCGGGGCAGCAAGGGGACCACCTACAGGCTGTCCGTGCGCTACAGCTATTCGGTGGACGGGCAGTCGTATGAGGGCACCCGGCACCGCCATGCCATCTGGAGCACCACCAACAGCAAGGTGATAGGGGCCCAGCTTCAGCGCTACCCCGCGGGCGCCCAGGTCACCGTGTCCCACTCGCCGGACGCCACCGACTCCGTGCTGGAGCCCGGAGCCAGCGGTGTGGACATCTTCCTGCTGCTCATCCTCTTCCCCTTCAACGTGGTGCTGCTGGCAACCACGCGCGCCGCGTTGCGAAGCACGAGGCCAGAGGAGGTCGCGGTGGCCGCCGTGCAACGCAGCGGCCGCCTGCACGTGGTGCTCAATGACACGCCACCGAAGCTCGCGGGCGCCTACGGTGCGGGCGGCGCGGCCATCGCGGCCGTCTTCGGCGTGGGCATCCCCGTCGGCTTCGACCCGCGCCTGTCCGTCGCGCTGTTCTCGTGGGCCGCCGTCGCGGCGGCGGGCATGGCCGCGGCGGGGTGGATGCGGGCGCGGGTGGACTCCGGCCACTACGACCTCGTGCTCTCCCCTCGCGCGCGTCGCCTGTCCCTGCCCGCCAGCTCTGGCCGCAAGGAGCGGCTGGACGTGCAGTGGGACGAGGTCCAGGCCATCACCGTGGTTCCCCACGAGGAGACGACGAGCAGGGGCGTCCGGACGACGTACCGTCCCACTCTCGTGCTCACCGGCGAGGTCCAGCCCCGTCAGGTGGTCGTCTTCGACGAGCCCGACGAGGGCAGGGCCGAGGCGCTGGCGGCCTGGCTGCGGGCCCAGCTGAAGCTGGACACAGCAGCGGGCCCGGCCTGGCTGTCCGCCTGA
- a CDS encoding HNH endonuclease → METLVLSQSYEPVARVPWQRAVMLIFQGKVEVVEEYEDRFVRSVTVAVKMPSVIRFIRGLRKGPKGVKFSRENVYLRDHCRCQYCGIKVSRPEATYDHVLPRAQGGKTCWENVVIACVPCNQKKGNRTPVVAKMALRSTPVKPKKVSEAMHLTFMFEKGMPVSWGKFLGDMAYWHVELEE, encoded by the coding sequence ATGGAGACGCTGGTACTGAGTCAATCCTACGAGCCCGTCGCGCGGGTCCCCTGGCAGCGCGCGGTGATGTTGATCTTCCAGGGCAAGGTCGAGGTGGTCGAGGAGTACGAGGACCGCTTCGTGCGCTCGGTGACGGTGGCGGTGAAGATGCCGTCCGTCATCCGGTTCATCCGCGGGCTGCGCAAGGGCCCCAAGGGTGTGAAGTTCAGCCGGGAGAACGTCTACCTGCGCGACCACTGCCGCTGCCAGTACTGCGGCATCAAGGTGTCGCGGCCCGAGGCCACGTACGACCACGTCCTCCCCCGCGCGCAGGGTGGCAAGACGTGCTGGGAGAACGTCGTCATCGCGTGTGTGCCCTGCAACCAGAAGAAGGGCAACCGCACCCCGGTGGTGGCGAAGATGGCGCTGCGCAGCACGCCGGTGAAGCCGAAGAAGGTGTCTGAGGCGATGCACCTGACCTTCATGTTCGAGAAGGGCATGCCCGTGTCGTGGGGCAAGTTCCTGGGTGACATGGCGTACTGGCACGTGGAGCTGGAGGAGTGA
- a CDS encoding serine/threonine-protein kinase, which translates to MTIRNGNEPRGAAKAGADDKHVTEPIPVARASRSRRAGRRDPAPAQVTLVVPPPARPQGASVRVPPPNANASVPASEKPLRPEPRGSPPEAVAPAPARKAPADRESPARASVGRYHILDKLGSGGMGVVYSAYDPELHRRVAIKLLHPDANTVVRADGSSRLLREAQAMARLSHPNVVSVYDAGTFAGRVFIAMELVEGLSLRHWLQAEHRTWREVMELFRQAGQGLAAAHAAGLVHRDFKPANVIVNRDGRAQVMDFGLARTTTDLEAAEAGRPTTPSLLPITQDDLLESPLTEAGRVMGTPAYMPPEQQHEDGRTDARGDQFSFCASLYEALYGQLPFEGKRSAEYLSEARTGRVRPPPRGSRVPSSLFRALARGLSPSPEARYASMAVLLEALGGDPSVDWQRRGAVAAAALLLASAVGVTWWVGNHRRTPCRDAEARLAGVWDGQRKVDVQQAFTATGKPHAPTAFTRVTATLDGFAREWTGMHRETCEAARVRGHQSDEVLSLRMACLERRRSALGAMTGVLVQTDAESLDSALDAAQRLPPVSGCADVEALRRGLPESSEQREQLEALRARVDRATALVEAGRYTQAQEELKVALEQSRTPDSRPVLAEALELEGRLGLVMGDEARARAALRESLLTAQALRHDQLAARAAARLVTTVSSERTLEEWSVAQARSAIERAGGAPELEALLQMSLGRNDFLRGQYAQAAEAFARSATLREKDLGAEHLLTVESLRNQAAALSRTPDTERAADLLRRVLETTERVMGPDHPQTAMAANAVGYHLVSSRRFEEGMPYLLRAIALEEQALGADSATLSYPLNNLADALESLDRYAEARPLRERALALDLKAHGPAHPETAADLTALGDLALREGRPRDAMDFARRAVDAYEAFQKDHPDVAAPLTTLGQALLARGQAREAHAALERALHLRTLHPGPGADLAKTRFALARALPSKDAARARALATQSLAFYASDAATFSAEADRIREWLQGRRR; encoded by the coding sequence GTGACGATTCGGAACGGCAATGAGCCGCGCGGCGCCGCGAAGGCTGGCGCCGACGACAAGCACGTCACCGAGCCCATCCCCGTGGCTCGAGCGTCCAGGTCGCGAAGGGCTGGACGCCGCGACCCCGCCCCCGCGCAGGTGACGTTGGTTGTCCCACCGCCCGCGCGGCCCCAGGGCGCCAGCGTCCGCGTCCCGCCTCCCAACGCGAACGCGAGCGTGCCCGCCTCCGAGAAACCGCTCCGCCCCGAGCCGCGCGGCTCGCCTCCCGAGGCCGTGGCCCCCGCCCCCGCGCGCAAGGCCCCCGCGGACCGCGAGTCGCCCGCACGCGCCTCGGTGGGCCGCTACCACATCCTCGACAAGCTGGGCTCCGGCGGCATGGGCGTCGTCTACAGCGCCTATGACCCGGAGCTGCACCGGCGCGTGGCCATCAAGCTGCTGCACCCGGACGCCAACACGGTGGTCCGGGCCGACGGCTCCTCGCGACTGCTGCGCGAAGCCCAGGCCATGGCGCGCCTCTCCCACCCGAACGTCGTCTCCGTCTACGACGCGGGCACCTTCGCCGGGCGCGTCTTCATCGCGATGGAGCTGGTGGAGGGCCTGTCCCTGCGCCACTGGCTCCAAGCGGAGCACCGCACCTGGCGCGAGGTGATGGAGCTCTTCCGCCAGGCCGGCCAGGGACTGGCGGCGGCCCACGCGGCCGGGCTCGTGCACCGCGACTTCAAGCCCGCCAACGTCATCGTGAACCGCGACGGCCGTGCGCAGGTGATGGACTTCGGACTGGCCCGCACCACCACGGACCTCGAGGCGGCGGAGGCGGGCCGGCCCACCACGCCCTCGCTGCTGCCCATCACCCAGGACGACCTGCTGGAGTCGCCCCTCACCGAGGCCGGCCGTGTCATGGGCACCCCCGCGTACATGCCGCCCGAGCAGCAGCACGAGGACGGGCGCACCGACGCGCGCGGAGACCAGTTCAGCTTCTGCGCCTCCCTGTATGAAGCCCTCTACGGACAGCTCCCCTTCGAGGGGAAGCGCTCGGCGGAGTACCTGAGCGAGGCGCGCACGGGCCGCGTGCGTCCGCCGCCCCGGGGCAGCCGCGTCCCCTCCTCGCTGTTTCGCGCCCTCGCCCGGGGCCTGTCCCCCTCGCCCGAGGCGCGCTACGCGTCCATGGCGGTGCTGCTGGAGGCGCTCGGCGGGGACCCGTCCGTGGACTGGCAACGTCGCGGGGCCGTGGCCGCCGCGGCGCTGCTGCTCGCCAGCGCCGTGGGCGTCACGTGGTGGGTGGGCAACCACCGTCGGACTCCCTGCCGTGACGCCGAGGCCAGGCTGGCCGGTGTCTGGGACGGTCAGCGCAAGGTCGACGTCCAGCAGGCCTTCACGGCTACGGGCAAGCCCCACGCGCCCACGGCCTTCACGCGCGTGACCGCGACGCTCGACGGCTTCGCGCGCGAGTGGACAGGCATGCACCGCGAGACGTGCGAGGCCGCCCGGGTGCGAGGCCACCAGTCCGACGAGGTGCTGTCGCTGCGCATGGCGTGCCTGGAGCGTCGCCGCTCCGCCCTGGGCGCGATGACGGGCGTGCTCGTGCAGACGGATGCCGAGTCGCTCGACTCCGCGCTGGACGCGGCGCAGCGCCTGCCGCCCGTGTCCGGCTGCGCGGACGTGGAGGCCCTGCGACGCGGGCTGCCCGAGTCCTCCGAGCAGCGCGAGCAACTGGAGGCCCTGCGCGCCCGCGTGGACCGCGCCACCGCGCTGGTGGAGGCGGGCCGCTACACGCAGGCCCAGGAGGAGCTGAAGGTGGCGCTGGAGCAGTCGCGCACGCCGGACTCGCGGCCGGTGCTCGCGGAGGCGCTGGAGCTGGAGGGCCGGCTCGGCCTCGTCATGGGCGACGAGGCCCGCGCCCGGGCCGCGCTGCGCGAGTCCCTGCTCACGGCGCAGGCCCTCCGCCATGACCAGCTGGCCGCCCGCGCCGCAGCGCGGCTGGTCACCACCGTCTCCTCCGAGCGCACGCTGGAGGAGTGGAGCGTGGCGCAGGCCCGCTCCGCAATCGAACGCGCCGGCGGAGCCCCGGAGCTGGAAGCGCTGCTCCAGATGAGCCTGGGCCGCAACGACTTCCTCCGGGGCCAGTATGCGCAGGCCGCGGAGGCCTTCGCTCGCTCCGCCACGCTGCGCGAGAAGGACCTCGGCGCCGAGCACCTGCTCACCGTGGAGTCGCTCCGCAATCAGGCCGCGGCCCTGTCCCGCACGCCGGACACCGAGCGCGCCGCCGACCTGCTGCGCCGCGTGCTGGAGACGACGGAGCGGGTGATGGGCCCCGACCATCCGCAGACGGCCATGGCCGCCAACGCCGTCGGCTACCACCTGGTGTCCAGCCGCCGCTTCGAGGAGGGCATGCCGTACCTGCTGCGGGCCATTGCCCTCGAGGAGCAGGCGCTGGGCGCCGACAGCGCCACGCTGAGCTACCCGCTCAACAACCTCGCCGACGCGCTGGAGTCACTCGACCGCTACGCCGAGGCCCGGCCCCTGCGCGAGCGCGCGCTGGCGTTGGACCTGAAGGCCCATGGCCCCGCGCACCCGGAGACGGCCGCGGACCTGACGGCGCTCGGAGACCTGGCCCTGCGCGAGGGCAGGCCGCGCGACGCCATGGACTTCGCCCGGCGCGCGGTGGACGCATACGAGGCCTTCCAGAAGGACCACCCGGACGTGGCCGCCCCGCTGACGACGCTGGGACAGGCGCTGCTGGCCCGGGGACAGGCGCGCGAGGCCCACGCCGCGCTGGAGCGCGCGCTCCACCTCCGCACCCTCCACCCCGGCCCGGGAGCGGACCTCGCGAAGACGCGCTTCGCCCTCGCTCGCGCCCTGCCCTCGAAGGACGCCGCCCGGGCGCGCGCGCTGGCCACCCAGTCCCTGGCCTTCTACGCCTCGGACGCCGCCACCTTCTCCGCCGAGGCCGACCGCATCCGGGAGTGGCTCCAGGGCCGGCGCCGCTGA
- a CDS encoding polysaccharide deacetylase family protein — translation MVTITLDDGWATQYTKARPALNARNMDATYALVTNAISQGWGGYMSLAQVQTLVAEGNDIASHTLTHPDLTTLSAPQLTSELQDSQAWLLSNLNVSAVPSFVVPYGIYNNTVQGSIRQYYASSRTVNAGRNFRDTLVYELRGNDVHRAVTVATVRGWIDQAIAEKSWLILVFHEFVDGTPTRDTQYKTANFASILNYIQTRGARTVTLSEGVAMMEGRTDPDPVAGLPIYADALESGFANWSWATHSLDETGVVHAGSSAISFEADAWSGLMFHHSGVDLSLYQSLELWVHGGTTGGQSVQLVLHDGTQTLGAVSLDAALGAAIAPGTWQKVTVPFSSLGLTSGTLVDLYFQDASGGDQATVYLDDISLIPH, via the coding sequence ATGGTGACCATCACCCTGGATGACGGCTGGGCCACGCAGTACACGAAGGCGCGTCCGGCGCTCAACGCGCGGAACATGGACGCCACCTACGCGCTCGTCACCAACGCCATCTCCCAGGGCTGGGGCGGCTACATGAGCCTGGCCCAGGTGCAGACGCTCGTCGCGGAGGGTAATGACATCGCCAGCCACACGCTCACGCACCCGGACCTGACGACGCTGTCCGCGCCCCAGCTCACCTCCGAGCTCCAGGACTCGCAGGCGTGGCTCCTGAGCAACCTGAACGTGTCCGCCGTGCCGAGCTTCGTGGTGCCCTACGGCATCTACAACAACACCGTGCAGGGCTCCATCCGCCAGTACTACGCGAGCAGCCGCACGGTGAACGCCGGCCGCAACTTCCGCGACACGCTGGTGTACGAGCTGCGGGGCAATGACGTGCACCGCGCCGTGACGGTGGCCACCGTGCGCGGCTGGATTGACCAGGCCATCGCCGAGAAGAGCTGGCTCATCCTCGTGTTCCACGAGTTCGTGGACGGCACGCCGACGCGCGACACGCAGTACAAGACGGCCAACTTCGCCTCCATCCTCAACTACATCCAGACGCGCGGCGCGCGCACCGTCACCCTGTCCGAGGGCGTGGCGATGATGGAAGGGCGCACCGACCCGGACCCCGTAGCCGGCCTGCCCATCTACGCGGACGCGCTGGAGAGCGGCTTCGCCAACTGGAGCTGGGCGACGCACTCGCTCGACGAGACGGGCGTGGTGCACGCGGGCAGCTCGGCCATCAGCTTCGAGGCGGACGCGTGGTCCGGGCTGATGTTCCACCACTCGGGCGTGGACCTGTCGCTGTACCAGTCCCTCGAGCTGTGGGTGCATGGCGGCACCACGGGTGGGCAGTCCGTGCAGTTGGTGCTCCATGACGGCACGCAGACGCTCGGGGCCGTGTCACTGGACGCGGCGCTGGGGGCGGCCATCGCCCCGGGCACGTGGCAGAAGGTGACTGTCCCGTTCAGCAGCCTGGGCCTGACGTCCGGGACGCTGGTGGACCTGTACTTCCAGGACGCCTCGGGCGGAGACCAGGCCACGGTGTACCTGGATGACATCTCGCTGATTCCCCACTGA